A section of the Oncorhynchus gorbuscha isolate QuinsamMale2020 ecotype Even-year linkage group LG06, OgorEven_v1.0, whole genome shotgun sequence genome encodes:
- the LOC124037181 gene encoding spermatogenesis-associated protein 48 isoform X1, translating to MAGVCVPSESSSTDLHRVRLLQSNVNRVSARWMHRQMNLPCERGPEGRYYFKSLLEQQRSAFSKFNLLAHPPADNAPLAPLRDEVLLIDPCSGHLSAGAEVDLATKGRPQFIDILYIPSGLWVAAGSRERPQTPSVRPSACDLSENKAWNSRTMSDAALRASLGGWTSHSKVKPGPPKMPCTLKSFSFFPERENLDVSPSDPSQWIEKAAQRYIYTSAAQRGYEDVGWDAKLPRRVKPPATTLEKMADPVNQHFTQKCYHSKPELWQAIGAHWNRHQLRARNEVRKPITFTSPCPNTCQIPLYSGVVGSMNMDNIDKTGHDFYPLTMQRTTLPPYTPTAHRPTIPGYTGKAHCDGARSSGFSLPLLPSSAPWTNQGLWNPPVYARTAPLSRMVTTVPPQNPFLHSKRPVFPI from the exons ATGGCTGGAGTGTGCGTTCCATCTGAGTCATCCTCTACGGATTTGCACCGGGTCAGACTTCTGCAATCAAATGTAAACCGAGTTAGTGCAAGATGGATGCACAGGCAAATGAACTTGCCCTGCGAGAGAGGTCCGGAGGGAAGATATTACTTTAAAAGTTTACTAGAACAACAGAGGAGTGCATTCTCGAAATTCAACCTACTGGCCCATCCACCTGCGGACAACGCGCCCTTGGCGCCTTTACGAGATGAGGTCTTGTTGATTGATCCGTGCTCTGGGCATCTAAGTGCGGGGGCTGAGGTGGATTTGGCAACTAAAGGAAGACCTCAATTTATAGATATCCTTTATATTCCGTCTGGATTATGGGTCGCCGCCGGTTCCAGAGAAAGGCCCCAGACTCCTTCAGTCAGGCCATCAGCCTGCGACCTGTCAGAAAACAAGGCATGGAACTCAAGGACAATGTCAGACGCAGCTCTTCGGGCCAGTCTTGGAG GTTGGACAAGTCATTCGAAGGTGAAACCAGGCCCTCCCAAAATGCCATGCACCTTGAAATCCTTCAGTTTTTTCCCTGAAAGAGAGAACCTG GATGTCAGCCCCTCTGACCCCAGTCAGTGGATAGAGAAGGCAGCACAACGTTATATCTACACTTCAGCGGCTCAGAG GGGCTATGAGGACGTCGGTTGGGACGCAAAATTACCGCGGCGCGTGAAGCCCCCAGCAACCACCCTTGAGAAAATGGCGGACCCTGTGAATCAGCATTTCACCCAGAAGTGTTACCACAGCAAACCAGAGCTGTGGCAG GCGATTGGAGCCCATTGGAACAGACACCAGCTTCGTGCTAGGAATGAAGTGAGGAAACCTATAACATT TACCAGTCCCTGCCCAAACACCTGTCAAATTCCATTGTATAG TGGTGTGGTGGGGTCCATGAACATGGACAACATAGATAAGACAGGACATGACTTCTACCCCTTGACTATGCAGCGGACCACATTGCCCCCATACACTCCCACGGCACA CCGCCCCACCATCCCTGGCTATACTGGCAAGGCTCACTGTGATGGTGCTCGGTCCTCTGGGTTCAGTCTGCCTCTTCTACCCAGCTCTGCCCCATG
- the LOC124037181 gene encoding spermatogenesis-associated protein 48 isoform X2: MAGVCVPSESSSTDLHRVRLLQSNVNRVSARWMHRQMNLPCERGPEGRYYFKSLLEQQRSAFSKFNLLAHPPADNAPLAPLRDEVLLIDPCSGHLSAGAEVDLATKGRPQFIDILYIPSGLWVAAGSRERPQTPSVRPSACDLSENKAWNSRTMSDAALRASLGGWTSHSKVKPGPPKMPCTLKSFSFFPERENLDVSPSDPSQWIEKAAQRYIYTSAAQRGYEDVGWDAKLPRRVKPPATTLEKMADPVNQHFTQKCYHSKPELWQAIGAHWNRHQLRARNEVRKPITFTSPCPNTCQIPLYSGVVGSMNMDNIDKTGHDFYPLTMQRTTLPPYTPTAHRPTIPGYTGKAHCDGARSSGFSLPLLPSSAP, from the exons ATGGCTGGAGTGTGCGTTCCATCTGAGTCATCCTCTACGGATTTGCACCGGGTCAGACTTCTGCAATCAAATGTAAACCGAGTTAGTGCAAGATGGATGCACAGGCAAATGAACTTGCCCTGCGAGAGAGGTCCGGAGGGAAGATATTACTTTAAAAGTTTACTAGAACAACAGAGGAGTGCATTCTCGAAATTCAACCTACTGGCCCATCCACCTGCGGACAACGCGCCCTTGGCGCCTTTACGAGATGAGGTCTTGTTGATTGATCCGTGCTCTGGGCATCTAAGTGCGGGGGCTGAGGTGGATTTGGCAACTAAAGGAAGACCTCAATTTATAGATATCCTTTATATTCCGTCTGGATTATGGGTCGCCGCCGGTTCCAGAGAAAGGCCCCAGACTCCTTCAGTCAGGCCATCAGCCTGCGACCTGTCAGAAAACAAGGCATGGAACTCAAGGACAATGTCAGACGCAGCTCTTCGGGCCAGTCTTGGAG GTTGGACAAGTCATTCGAAGGTGAAACCAGGCCCTCCCAAAATGCCATGCACCTTGAAATCCTTCAGTTTTTTCCCTGAAAGAGAGAACCTG GATGTCAGCCCCTCTGACCCCAGTCAGTGGATAGAGAAGGCAGCACAACGTTATATCTACACTTCAGCGGCTCAGAG GGGCTATGAGGACGTCGGTTGGGACGCAAAATTACCGCGGCGCGTGAAGCCCCCAGCAACCACCCTTGAGAAAATGGCGGACCCTGTGAATCAGCATTTCACCCAGAAGTGTTACCACAGCAAACCAGAGCTGTGGCAG GCGATTGGAGCCCATTGGAACAGACACCAGCTTCGTGCTAGGAATGAAGTGAGGAAACCTATAACATT TACCAGTCCCTGCCCAAACACCTGTCAAATTCCATTGTATAG TGGTGTGGTGGGGTCCATGAACATGGACAACATAGATAAGACAGGACATGACTTCTACCCCTTGACTATGCAGCGGACCACATTGCCCCCATACACTCCCACGGCACA CCGCCCCACCATCCCTGGCTATACTGGCAAGGCTCACTGTGATGGTGCTCGGTCCTCTGGGTTCAGTCTGCCTCTTCTACCCAGCTCTGCCCCATG